The genomic DNA AAGTTGGCGTGGATATGCTGAATCAGTTCGAGGAGCAGTATTACAACAGCAAAACCGTTCGGAACTTCGGCGCTCCACAAGGGCTTTCTCGTAACCGTGCCGTTCGGGTAGAAAACCTGAATACCAATAACTACTTCAGCTACTGGACGGTTAGTGGGAAACATGCGTTGGATGCTACCTTAGGAACGTCTTTTCAATCGTCCCAAACCAAAACGGGTTATACCGAAGGCCAAGACTTTCCGTCGGACGCTTATCGCTACATTGCAAGTGCTGCCAAAAAAACCGACGGCAGTTCATCGCAAACCGACTTCCGCTTTGTTTCCTATTTTGTCCGTACCAATTACAAACTGGCTGATAAGTACTTATTGGGCCTAAGTGCCCGTGTGGATGGTTCCTCTCGGTTTGGTCGTGATAGTCGTTATGGATTCTTTCCTGCTGCTTCTGCCGGTTGGGTGCTTTCTGATGAGTCTTTTTTGAAAGGCAATAAGCTGGTTAGTTTCTTGAAACTCCGTGTCAGCTATGGGATCACTGGTAATGCCGAAATTGGGAACTTCCCTCAGTTGGGGCTTTTTACGGGCGATGCGGGATACAATGGGCAACCCGGACAACGCCCTTCGCAATTGGCCAACCCGAACCTGAGTTGGGAAACCACCAATCAGGCAGACTTTGGCTTGGACTTTGGGTTCTTCAAAAATCGAATCAATGGCGAGATTGACTATTATGCCAAAAAGACCACAGGGCTTCTCTTGAACGTAAACGTACCTGCGTCCACTGGATTTTTGATTCAAACCCAAAACGTAGGTAAACTCACCAATAATGGCTGGGAGTTTGTGCTCAATACCAACAATTTAGATGGGGCATTCCAATGGACAACGGGCCTAAATCTGGCCTATAATAAAAATAAAATTACCGATCTGGATGGACAGGTGATCGAAGGAGGGTTAAACGCCATGAGCCGCGCCGTAGAAGGCCAGCCGCTTGGTGTTTTCTTTACGGTCGAGTATGCAGGGGTAGATCCTGCAAATGGCGATGCCCTTTGGTACTTGAACACCAAGAATGCAGATGGGACCATTAACCGTGGCACGACGAATAGTTACAGTAAAGCACAGCGGGTGGTGATGGGAAGTGCGCTCCCAACTTGGATCGGTGGGATTACCAATACCTTCCGCTACAACAATCTGGAACTATCGGTCTTCTTTAACGGGCAGTACGGCAACAAAATCAACTTCTATGGCGCCGGGCGCTTCTCCTCGGCAAATGGCCGTTTTGAGGATAACCAAACCGTGGACCAGTTGGATTCTTGGACGCCCACCAACACCGATACCAACGTGCCGCAAGCCCGCTTATATTATAACAACGGCGCTCAAGCGTCCAGCCGATTTATTCAGGATGGCTCCTTTTTGCGCTTGCGTACGGCCACCTTTTCCTATAATGTCCCTACCCAATGGCTCAAAAAAGCCCGCGTAAGTGCTGCTCGTTTATACGTAAGTGGGTATAATCTTTGGACCCTTACCAATTATACTGGCTGGGATCCAGAAGTGAATGCAGACGACATTGTAACAAATATTGCCCAAGGATACGATTTTTACTCCCCACCACAGCCGAAAACGGTTCTCGTTGGGATTAACCTCGGATTCTAACCCTTCCATCTTAAAACCATGTACAATATCATGAAGAACTTTAAAAACTGGTTGATGGCAGGCGTTCTTGCACTCGGACTTTCTGCTTGTGACCAAATGTTGGATGTAAATCCCGTTCTGAGCATTGACGACAAAACGGCCTTGCTAACGGCGGATGATGTGCGCGTGACGCTGACAGGCGCCTTTGATGGCCTAAGCAGCGGCGTATTCTATGGTGGTGCGGTTCAATATACGGGTGAATTACTGGGCGATGACCGCGAAGTCGTGTTTGGCGGGACCTACACCACGCTCGACGAATTCTACCGAAAAACGATCACCACTTCCAATGTGGATGTTCGGGACATTTGGGCGCAAGGCTATGCCACCATTAACCGTGCAAACCATGTGCTCGCCTCCTTAGACAAAGTAAGTGGGGCGGATAAAGGATATTTTGAAGGGCAGGCCCTTTTTATTCGGGGAGTTGTTTATTTTGAACTGTCTCGGTTGTTTGGTAAAGCCTGGGGAGACGGAGACAATAATACAAACCTAGCCGTGCCTTTGGTCCTAACCCCGACGCTTGCGGTCACCGAGGCGGATTATAAATCCCGGAATACCGTTGCAGCGGTATATGCACAAGTACTGGAAGACCTCAATAAAGCGGCAACACTTTTGCCCACAAACGTAGAAGATGGGGTTGTTACCAAAGATGCCGCATTAGCCATGCTGTCACGGGTCTATCTGATGCAGGGCAATTATGCTGCGGCCCGCGATGCTGCCAATAGCGTCATTAGTAGCGGGAACTACGACCTCACGTCTTCTTTTGGGGCCGCTTTTGCCGATAATACGGCAAGCCCAGAAATGATCTTTAGCATTGTTGTTTCCGAACAAGACGGGGTGAATAACATGAACACCTTTTATGCCTCCACAGACAACCAAGGCCGTGGCGACATCCGTGTTCAAACCAAGCATCTTGCCCTCTATGAAGCCGGCGACGAACGTAGTAAGTTCTTCGAGACGGTAAACAACCGTGTTTTTACCCTGAAGTTTGCCGACCAATATGGCGATGTGCCCATGGTCCGCTTGGCAGAAATGTACCTGACCCGCGCCGAGTGTAATCAACGTTTAGGGACAACAATAGGGGCTGCCCCCAAAGACGATGTTAATCGTATCCGTAAACGTGCGGGACTCTCGGATTTGACGGCGGTAACGCTGAACGACATCTTGAGGGAACGCAAGTTGGAACTGGCCTTTGAAGGGCATCAAATCCACGACATCAAACGCACCAAAGGATCGGTAGGTACTACGGCTTTCAGTGCCAATAACTTGATCTTGCCCATCCCGCAGCGTGAAATGGACACCAATAATAAATTAGTCCAAAATCCGGGATACAACTAAGATTCCACGATCTTACAAAAAAGGCTGCATTGGAAACGATGTGGCCTTTTTGGGTAATGGATTCGCAGCAAAAAGCGTCCTAAAGGTAGAGGGGGCATACGCATTCCGCTTTTTGAACCGTGCCTCGAAACCCTCTAAGGTATCGTACCCACAACTGAAAGCGATCACCGCCACCGAAAAGTGGGTTTCCAATAGAAGTTT from Bacteroidetes Order II. bacterium includes the following:
- a CDS encoding TonB-dependent receptor, with product MKGKTTRWLLGLFFLCLAPAAMAQSVVTGKVTSADDGTPLPGVTVTVKGTTNGVLTNTSGDYRISLPANGTLVFSFVGYLTQEVAVNGRSEINIALLTDTKSLGEVVVTGFGAQIKRELTGNIAKIKSADIQDVPVLGVDQAIQGKAAGVQVNAGSGKLGQAVRISVRGPSSVTASNQPLFVVDGIPITNNDLSLSGGDTNPLVDLNAQDIASIEVLKDASAGAIYGSRAANGVILITTKQGRSSGKTNVQFGYSVGNSKPTRVVKFLNTEQYIDYYLKAAGNSDAIEKIDPNADDSYTTAMRDFFDSQSLGTFGTSDQADTDWGALAFQEAPQSQYDLSISGGNDKTAFYVSGQWLDQKGIILGNAMNRISGRLNLEHKASDRFRLGANMGLSRSLNNRLSGDRQFDNPMQMVALPPMTPEKDPETGLPVGTPPGDSSVPAYYNPIINVGNSYYNTSVNRNISNVYGILQIMKGLTFRSEVGVDMLNQFEEQYYNSKTVRNFGAPQGLSRNRAVRVENLNTNNYFSYWTVSGKHALDATLGTSFQSSQTKTGYTEGQDFPSDAYRYIASAAKKTDGSSSQTDFRFVSYFVRTNYKLADKYLLGLSARVDGSSRFGRDSRYGFFPAASAGWVLSDESFLKGNKLVSFLKLRVSYGITGNAEIGNFPQLGLFTGDAGYNGQPGQRPSQLANPNLSWETTNQADFGLDFGFFKNRINGEIDYYAKKTTGLLLNVNVPASTGFLIQTQNVGKLTNNGWEFVLNTNNLDGAFQWTTGLNLAYNKNKITDLDGQVIEGGLNAMSRAVEGQPLGVFFTVEYAGVDPANGDALWYLNTKNADGTINRGTTNSYSKAQRVVMGSALPTWIGGITNTFRYNNLELSVFFNGQYGNKINFYGAGRFSSANGRFEDNQTVDQLDSWTPTNTDTNVPQARLYYNNGAQASSRFIQDGSFLRLRTATFSYNVPTQWLKKARVSAARLYVSGYNLWTLTNYTGWDPEVNADDIVTNIAQGYDFYSPPQPKTVLVGINLGF
- a CDS encoding RagB/SusD family nutrient uptake outer membrane protein yields the protein MKNFKNWLMAGVLALGLSACDQMLDVNPVLSIDDKTALLTADDVRVTLTGAFDGLSSGVFYGGAVQYTGELLGDDREVVFGGTYTTLDEFYRKTITTSNVDVRDIWAQGYATINRANHVLASLDKVSGADKGYFEGQALFIRGVVYFELSRLFGKAWGDGDNNTNLAVPLVLTPTLAVTEADYKSRNTVAAVYAQVLEDLNKAATLLPTNVEDGVVTKDAALAMLSRVYLMQGNYAAARDAANSVISSGNYDLTSSFGAAFADNTASPEMIFSIVVSEQDGVNNMNTFYASTDNQGRGDIRVQTKHLALYEAGDERSKFFETVNNRVFTLKFADQYGDVPMVRLAEMYLTRAECNQRLGTTIGAAPKDDVNRIRKRAGLSDLTAVTLNDILRERKLELAFEGHQIHDIKRTKGSVGTTAFSANNLILPIPQREMDTNNKLVQNPGYN